The stretch of DNA CCGGCGATGGTCTTGGCCTTGCGGATGCCGATGGTGGCGTAACGGGGATGCGAACCCGTGAAGTAATAGGTTTCATCGCTCTTCAGGACCCATGGATCCGCACGCTGCAGAACGATAGGATTGTCATAAACGACCATGTTCACTCTCGAATCCGTCTCAACTATAATTTACAACGTTGAATATAGCAGATTTACAACGTTGAAACAAATCGGAGTGGCGCGGCCTATCTATCTACGCTATTGCGTCCTTCAAAACGAGACCTCAGCGATCGGCGTTACATCTCAGCAATGGCGCCAAATCAGAAAATACCATAATGCCAAATCAGGAGACGAAAACATCAAAGCAGGCAAACAGCTCTGCCGCTCTCACCCTCTCTGACCCAAAACGCCGCAACAGGGAATCGGCGCCAGGACGCCTCCCTGTTGTCTTGCGCGACAATTTCAGCGGTCGACCCGGCGCGTGGAATCGCGGACCACCAGCGTCGACGAGACCTTACGGAAAACGGTGCCGCCATTCGCCGTGCCCAATGGGCTGACGCCGTCGATGCGGTTCTTCAAAACCCGCACCGAAAGACGCGCGACGGCCTCAAGCCCCGGGGTGATGGAAGTCAGGGACGGCGAGAGATATTGCGAATCGTCCGAATTGTCGAACCCGATCACCGACACGTCATCCGGGATCCTCAAGCCGCGCATCTGGATGGCATGCATGGCACCGGAAGCGAGCATATCGTTCAACGCGACGACGCCGTCCAACTTGACGCCGCTATCGAGCAGACGGTTCATGGCGTCCACCCCGTCGACACGATGCCACATCCTGGACGGGGCGACCAGCCGCTCGTCGAATTCGATGCCGTTCTCTTCCAAGGCTTCTTTATAACCTTGGAAACGCAGGCCCGCCGAGCCGACCTTCTCGCCGGGATGCACGCCCAGCACGGCGACCCTGCGGCACCCGGTCTGGATGAGATACGCCGTGGCGCGCTTGGCGCCTTCGACGTTCTCGGTGGCGATATGATCCACCGAATCGGTGAAGATACGCTCGCCGATAAGCACCAGCGGATAGTCGACATCGAGCTGGCCCACATCGTCCTGCCCAAGCTCCAAAGGGCTGAAAATCACGCCGTCAAGCATGGAAAGCCGCTTGCCGTGCAGCGCCTCGATCTCGCCTTCGCGCGAATAGAGCGTGGGCTCCACGATGACCTGCAGCCCCAGCTTCTTGGCCTCGCCGATGACCAGCGAGGAGAGCTGGGCGAAATACGGCAGCTGGAGATCGGGAATGATCAGCGAGATGACACCGGTCTGGCCTCGCCGCAGGTTGCGCGCCGAGGCATTGACCACATAACCGAGCTCGTCGATGGCCTTGTTGACCTTCTCGCGCGTGGCGTCCGAGACGAATTGGTAGTCGTTGACAACGTTGGAAACGGTTTTGATCGAGACCCCTGCAGCTTTTGCGACCTCGCGCATGGTCACAACCTTCTGTTCAGGACCTTTATGGCTTCTGGCATCACTTCCGGATGATTTCATATTCTTCATTACTCCTGCTTGTCAATGAACATGTCGATGACTATATACGAATTACATCATTTCTATCTTCATCGATACACATCTCGAGGAGCAATCAAGTTCTTCGCTCGCCTGCATGTCGAGAATCGGCATCCTTTCAGCATTCCAGTGTACACGGCGCACCTGCGCGTCGCGACCACCGTATTGCCCGTCAGCATACTCGGCGGCGTGGAAGACATACAACGGATTGCCGTCCTCGTCACTCGACCACATGCCGTGACCAGTTCCCAGTTGCCATTCATCGTTGTATATGCTGGACTTCTGCAACGGGTAATCCAGCTTGGTCCACGTTCGCGGATCCAGCAGATCGGCGTCCTTGCCGGCCGGAGCGGTGGCCAGACCGGTGGTGTAGTCGATGCCGACCAGGGAGCCGGAATAAATAAGGAACAGTGTCCCATCGTGCTCGATGACGTTGGGGCCTTCGGCGATGGCATTGTCCCAGGCGAATTCCGGGAACACGATCTGTCGCGGCGAACTGGTCAGATGCGCCGGTCGCTCAGGATCGAACGTGGCGATCCAGACGCTGCCGATCTGCTGCCAGGCGTAGTACCAATGCCCGGAATCGGTGAACACCGTCATGTCGAGGCTGATGCGCTGCACCGGATTCAACGCCTCGCCCTTCGGGCCGTAAATCGGCTCGGGAGCATCCCAGTTGGCAGGTTCGCGCGGGTCGAGATCGCGGCCGTCGGCATCTTGACGTAGCTGCATGATGTGGCAGCAGCCCGTCCACATATCGGGCTTGCCCGCACGGTCGTTGGGCGTACCGTCGGGATTGTGCTCCGGGCCGTCGAAACACGGCATAAAGAGAATCGAGAGCCGGCCGCCGATGATGTGCAGTTCCGGTGCCCAGAAGCAGCCTGTCATCACCCGCCCCTCGCTGTTGCGGTCACCACACTTCAAAAGGTCGATCTCACGGCTCCGCCCACCGGCCGCGTCCGAGAGCTCGGCGATGGTGTGCCCCACACGCAGGGGCATGTGGGTGCGGCCATTATTCGGGTCGATGCAATTGCCGCCGGTGTCGTCGGTGGCGATGAAGAGGAACAGCCGTTCTCCGTTGAAATCGTAGGCGAATACCGACGGATCGGCGCGTTCACGGGCGAACGGCACCGGATAGGTCTCCTGACGCACGATACCGTCGATGCTCACCACATCGCCGGCCTTGAAGTTTCCGGCGAGCACGTTGCGCCTGAAATCCTCAAGCTGCGCCTCGTCCCAATCGACGTTGCGACAAACGCAAGAACCGTCGGAATAAAGCAGATCGACGGTCTCGTGCCCGAAACGTTGAAGCGCGGCGTCGACGGCAGAAGCGGAAGCGGAGAGCGCAAACGTCAGCGCAGGACTAGCGACGCCGGTGTTGTAGACGCGTCCGAAGCGGTTGAGCAGGGCGATGGCGTCGTTTTCATCGATGTCAATGACATTGCCGGGCACGCAGTCCGGGATATCGGCCGACCCGACCTGTTCATTGCGCCAGTCAGCCATTTCGCAACCGCTGTCGTCGCGTTCCGCGCCAGCGCACGCGTTGCCGTCAGCTGCGGTTTCGTCCATCGCGACCACGCCGTCAAACGCTTCCAGCAGATTGTCGACATGCGCCGTACGCAACGCACCGGCATCATTGTGCCAGGAAATCATGTATCCCCCGGTTTCGGCGAGTGCCGTCACCTGCGGGCGGTGCACGCCCTCGTCGGTATCCAACGTCACCATGCCCAGCTGCTCATAGCTCAACAAGTCCGGACTCCGGGCCAGCAGGAACGCACAACGTTCGGACCCGTCGGCTTTGCCGCCGCGGGCCGTACGGGTGGCCGCGATGCCGTAGCCCATGTCCGGCCAGCGGAACAGATACGGGTCTTTGAGGCTTTTGAGGGTGATATCGACGTCCGGCATCAGCGCGTCAAGTCCCACAGCACCACTGGGCGCGTAACCGGAAGGCCCGTCCTCCTCGCGCAAATGGCGTGAGGCGGTTGCCGCGCCTCTCGCCTGTCGCGGCACACCCACGCGCGGCACGCCTGCGGCAAAGAATATGCCATAGTTGCCGTTGAGCGCCTCCCACCTGCCCGTCGCCGGCGAGCGCAGCGCCAGATGCATGCTCAACGCGATGTCGGCATTGTTGGCATGTTCACGGTCGGTGGGTTTCCTTGTATAGCACAGCAAGGAATACTCCTGCATACATTCCTGATGTTTTTCCATCTTCGACGCCCTGTCTCCGCATTCGGCTTTACAACGATGTACAATATTTATAAAATATTACATCGTTATAGAAACGCAACGCCGCAATTTCCGGAAAGAAGCGAGGCAAATCATGGCAATGACGACACTGCGACGCACGTTGGCTGCAACGTTGGCGGC from Bifidobacterium sp. ESL0800 encodes:
- a CDS encoding LacI family DNA-binding transcriptional regulator, with protein sequence MKSSGSDARSHKGPEQKVVTMREVAKAAGVSIKTVSNVVNDYQFVSDATREKVNKAIDELGYVVNASARNLRRGQTGVISLIIPDLQLPYFAQLSSLVIGEAKKLGLQVIVEPTLYSREGEIEALHGKRLSMLDGVIFSPLELGQDDVGQLDVDYPLVLIGERIFTDSVDHIATENVEGAKRATAYLIQTGCRRVAVLGVHPGEKVGSAGLRFQGYKEALEENGIEFDERLVAPSRMWHRVDGVDAMNRLLDSGVKLDGVVALNDMLASGAMHAIQMRGLRIPDDVSVIGFDNSDDSQYLSPSLTSITPGLEAVARLSVRVLKNRIDGVSPLGTANGGTVFRKVSSTLVVRDSTRRVDR
- a CDS encoding family 43 glycosylhydrolase, translated to MEKHQECMQEYSLLCYTRKPTDREHANNADIALSMHLALRSPATGRWEALNGNYGIFFAAGVPRVGVPRQARGAATASRHLREEDGPSGYAPSGAVGLDALMPDVDITLKSLKDPYLFRWPDMGYGIAATRTARGGKADGSERCAFLLARSPDLLSYEQLGMVTLDTDEGVHRPQVTALAETGGYMISWHNDAGALRTAHVDNLLEAFDGVVAMDETAADGNACAGAERDDSGCEMADWRNEQVGSADIPDCVPGNVIDIDENDAIALLNRFGRVYNTGVASPALTFALSASASAVDAALQRFGHETVDLLYSDGSCVCRNVDWDEAQLEDFRRNVLAGNFKAGDVVSIDGIVRQETYPVPFARERADPSVFAYDFNGERLFLFIATDDTGGNCIDPNNGRTHMPLRVGHTIAELSDAAGGRSREIDLLKCGDRNSEGRVMTGCFWAPELHIIGGRLSILFMPCFDGPEHNPDGTPNDRAGKPDMWTGCCHIMQLRQDADGRDLDPREPANWDAPEPIYGPKGEALNPVQRISLDMTVFTDSGHWYYAWQQIGSVWIATFDPERPAHLTSSPRQIVFPEFAWDNAIAEGPNVIEHDGTLFLIYSGSLVGIDYTTGLATAPAGKDADLLDPRTWTKLDYPLQKSSIYNDEWQLGTGHGMWSSDEDGNPLYVFHAAEYADGQYGGRDAQVRRVHWNAERMPILDMQASEELDCSSRCVSMKIEMM